CTCCTCCGCCTCCTCAGTGTAGCCGTCAACGCCACCGGCCTACTCCTCTCCACCGCGAGGGGGAATGAAACCTGGATCACGGATAGCCGCCTCATCAAGACACTAAACGCAACTGTCACCCGGAGAGCTCCCCCGCCCGCCGTCATCCTGCTTCCTGGCGCCGTGCTGCAAGGGGAAGCGAGGCTGCTGACGCCCTTCGGGACGCCGTTGGCATCCGCAGACGTGCTGGTCGCGTGCCCCGGGGGCGTGCAGTACCGCGGCACTTCGGACTCTCTCGGCCGCGTTCAGCTGGCCTGCGGTGAAGCCAACATTACCGTCCTGTACTGGATGGGCCTCCCCATTAACAGGACCGTATCGGCGAGACCGGGTTCAAGCGTGACGGTGGGGGGTGTTGGCAGGCTCACCATCAGGGTTCAAGACCTCCTCAACAGGCCGCTGCCCCAGGCTAGCGTTAGCCTCATTAGAGGTAGGGTGGAGCTTGTCGGGGAAACGGGAAGCGACGGCTCCATCACAGCCGATCTACCCGCGGGGAGCTACGCTCTCTCCGCCTCAAAGGCTGGCAAATCGTCCACGATCGAAGCCAGAGTTGTCGAGGGGGAGGCCGCGGAGGTAGCTCTGACACTGGACATTATCTTAACCATCGGGGGGTACGGCATCGGCCTACGCGAGCTGTCCGTAGCGGTGGGCGCTGCCGCCATAACTGCTGTAGCAGTTATGTTGCTAAGGGGGAGGGCAAAGGCGGTAAAAACGGCGAGTGAGGGGGGCAGCGAAGGATAAGTTTAAATTGCCGAGGGCATAAGGTTTTTGATAGTATGAGTCAACTCGAGTTGGTGAACGATTTTAATAGGCAGTTGAACCAGGAGCTGAGGAACGCTTACCTTTACCTATCGATGGCCGCCTACTTCGAAAGCGTTACGCTACCCGGTTTTGCCCACTACTTCACGGTGCAAGCTCGTGAGGAGCTTGAGCACGCGATGAAGTTCTACCGCTTCATGGTGGATCGGGGTTGGAGCGTTGAGCTGCAGGAGATCCCGAAGCCGAAGACAAGGTGGGCCAGCGTGCTGGAGGCGGCTGAGGACTTCCTCAACGCTGAAGTCGAGAACACGAAGAGGATTTGGAGGATGGTGGATTTGGCGAGGCAGGCTGGCGATAAAGCTGCAGAAAGCTTCCTCAAGTGGTTCGTTGACGAACAGGTGGAAGAGGAGAAGAACGCCAGCGAACTACTGGCAAGAGTAAAGCTCGTGAAAGACCACCCTGCCGGCCTCCTCGCGCTCGATAGAATGCTAGCTGAAAGGAAGTGAACAACCTTTACGGTAAACCCTTTTTCTGTTAGCTGTTCTTACGGCGACACTCTTTTTATCGCTGTTATAGGACCCGAGCCGTGGCGAAGCATAGAGCGCTGGTTCTAGCCATCTTCGTGCTGTTCCTCCTATTCCATCAAGCCGACCGCTTCGTGATATCAGCTGTCGCGCCGCAAGTGATGGAGGACTTTCACGTGGAGTACTTCGAGCTGGGCCTCGTCTTCTCCTTGACGGGCTTCATAGCAGCGATCCTCTACCCCGTTTGGGGCTTCC
This portion of the Thermofilaceae archaeon genome encodes:
- a CDS encoding glutaredoxin domain-containing protein — translated: MGFKVIAALLLILASAGAAVATPISVCAVEYGMSTCPHCLHLKETLTRMGIPLTFVDVNENRTDTEEYMSLYSALVGGTYYVPFTVFIVNGTARLAVVGDRDAAELLRLLSVAVNATGLLLSTARGNETWITDSRLIKTLNATVTRRAPPPAVILLPGAVLQGEARLLTPFGTPLASADVLVACPGGVQYRGTSDSLGRVQLACGEANITVLYWMGLPINRTVSARPGSSVTVGGVGRLTIRVQDLLNRPLPQASVSLIRGRVELVGETGSDGSITADLPAGSYALSASKAGKSSTIEARVVEGEAAEVALTLDIILTIGGYGIGLRELSVAVGAAAITAVAVMLLRGRAKAVKTASEGGSEG
- a CDS encoding ferritin, producing the protein MNDFNRQLNQELRNAYLYLSMAAYFESVTLPGFAHYFTVQAREELEHAMKFYRFMVDRGWSVELQEIPKPKTRWASVLEAAEDFLNAEVENTKRIWRMVDLARQAGDKAAESFLKWFVDEQVEEEKNASELLARVKLVKDHPAGLLALDRMLAERK